A DNA window from Bos indicus x Bos taurus breed Angus x Brahman F1 hybrid chromosome 16, Bos_hybrid_MaternalHap_v2.0, whole genome shotgun sequence contains the following coding sequences:
- the LOC113906569 gene encoding uncharacterized protein LOC113906569 isoform X1 has translation MAVGNINELPENILLELFTHVPARQLLLRCRLVCSLWRDLIDLVTLWKRKCLLEGFITEDWDQPVADWKVFYFLRSLRRNLLHNPCAEGEGFEFWSLDVNGGDEWKVEDLSKDQRKEFPNDQHLPQVPGGGSQGRRVLGGADGHHTARYRGQRLVRSQARLRVQVPAVCSAPVVSTRTSGDLPARPSNDPAEERCQVEGGLPHFLQLSAWRPLYLVSARRRGHSLLGRLVRPEGHQQQHHHWAPTAMTPPSPQPPNPN, from the exons ATGGCGGTGGGGAACATCAACGAGCTGCCTGAGAATATCCTGCTCGAGTTGTTCACACACGTGCCCGCCCGCCAGCTGCTCCTGCGCTGCCGCCTGGTCTGCAGCCTCTGGCGCGACCTCATCGACCTCGTGACCCTCTGGAAGCGCAAGTGCCTGCTCGAGGGCTTCATCACTGAGGACTGGGACCAGCCCGTGGCCGACTGGAAGGTCTTCTACTTCCTCCGCAGCCTCCGCAGGAACCTCCTGCATAATCCATGTGCCGAAGGTG AGGGGTTTGAATTCTGGAGCCTGGACGTGAATGGAGGTGACGAGTGGAAGGTGGAAGATCTCTCCAAAGACCAGAGGAAGGAATTCCCCAATGACCAG cacctGCCTCAAGTCCCAGGTGGTGGATCTCAAGGCCGAAGGGTACTGGGAGGAGCTGATGGACACCACACGGCCAGATATCGAGGTCAAAGACTG GTTCGCAGCCAGGCCAGACTGCGGGTCCAAGTACCAGCTGTGTGTTCAGCTCCTGTCGTCAGCACACGCACCTCTGGGGACCTTCCAGCCAGACCCAGCAATGATCCAGCAGAAGAGCGATGCCAAGTGGAGGGAG gtctcccacactttCTCCAACTATCCGCCTGGCGTCCGCTATATCTGGTTTCAGCACGGCGGCGTGGACACTCACTACTGGGCCGGCTGGTACGGCCCGAGGGTCACCAACAGCAGCATCACCATTGGGCCCCCACTGCCATGACACCCCCGAGCCCCCAGCCACCTAATCCCAACTGA
- the LOC113906569 gene encoding uncharacterized protein LOC113906569 isoform X2, with the protein MAVGNINELPENILLELFTHVPARQLLLRCRLVCSLWRDLIDLVTLWKRKCLLEGFITEDWDQPVADWKVFYFLRSLRRNLLHNPCAEEGFEFWSLDVNGGDEWKVEDLSKDQRKEFPNDQHLPQVPGGGSQGRRVLGGADGHHTARYRGQRLVRSQARLRVQVPAVCSAPVVSTRTSGDLPARPSNDPAEERCQVEGGLPHFLQLSAWRPLYLVSARRRGHSLLGRLVRPEGHQQQHHHWAPTAMTPPSPQPPNPN; encoded by the exons ATGGCGGTGGGGAACATCAACGAGCTGCCTGAGAATATCCTGCTCGAGTTGTTCACACACGTGCCCGCCCGCCAGCTGCTCCTGCGCTGCCGCCTGGTCTGCAGCCTCTGGCGCGACCTCATCGACCTCGTGACCCTCTGGAAGCGCAAGTGCCTGCTCGAGGGCTTCATCACTGAGGACTGGGACCAGCCCGTGGCCGACTGGAAGGTCTTCTACTTCCTCCGCAGCCTCCGCAGGAACCTCCTGCATAATCCATGTGCCGAAG AGGGGTTTGAATTCTGGAGCCTGGACGTGAATGGAGGTGACGAGTGGAAGGTGGAAGATCTCTCCAAAGACCAGAGGAAGGAATTCCCCAATGACCAG cacctGCCTCAAGTCCCAGGTGGTGGATCTCAAGGCCGAAGGGTACTGGGAGGAGCTGATGGACACCACACGGCCAGATATCGAGGTCAAAGACTG GTTCGCAGCCAGGCCAGACTGCGGGTCCAAGTACCAGCTGTGTGTTCAGCTCCTGTCGTCAGCACACGCACCTCTGGGGACCTTCCAGCCAGACCCAGCAATGATCCAGCAGAAGAGCGATGCCAAGTGGAGGGAG gtctcccacactttCTCCAACTATCCGCCTGGCGTCCGCTATATCTGGTTTCAGCACGGCGGCGTGGACACTCACTACTGGGCCGGCTGGTACGGCCCGAGGGTCACCAACAGCAGCATCACCATTGGGCCCCCACTGCCATGACACCCCCGAGCCCCCAGCCACCTAATCCCAACTGA
- the LOC113906569 gene encoding F-box only protein 44 isoform X4, with protein MAVGNINELPENILLELFTHVPARQLLLRCRLVCSLWRDLIDLVTLWKRKCLLEGFITEDWDQPVADWKVFYFLRSLRRNLLHNPCAEEGFEFWSLDVNGGDEWKVEDLSKDQRKEFPNDQVKKYFVTSYYTCLKSQVVDLKAEGYWEELMDTTRPDIEVKDWFAARPDCGSKYQLCVQLLSSAHAPLGTFQPDPAMIQQKSDAKWREVSHTFSNYPPGVRYIWFQHGGVDTHYWAGWYGPRVTNSSITIGPPLP; from the exons ATGGCGGTGGGGAACATCAACGAGCTGCCTGAGAATATCCTGCTCGAGTTGTTCACACACGTGCCCGCCCGCCAGCTGCTCCTGCGCTGCCGCCTGGTCTGCAGCCTCTGGCGCGACCTCATCGACCTCGTGACCCTCTGGAAGCGCAAGTGCCTGCTCGAGGGCTTCATCACTGAGGACTGGGACCAGCCCGTGGCCGACTGGAAGGTCTTCTACTTCCTCCGCAGCCTCCGCAGGAACCTCCTGCATAATCCATGTGCCGAAG AGGGGTTTGAATTCTGGAGCCTGGACGTGAATGGAGGTGACGAGTGGAAGGTGGAAGATCTCTCCAAAGACCAGAGGAAGGAATTCCCCAATGACCAGGTCAAGAAATACTTCGTGACTTCTTATTA cacctGCCTCAAGTCCCAGGTGGTGGATCTCAAGGCCGAAGGGTACTGGGAGGAGCTGATGGACACCACACGGCCAGATATCGAGGTCAAAGACTG GTTCGCAGCCAGGCCAGACTGCGGGTCCAAGTACCAGCTGTGTGTTCAGCTCCTGTCGTCAGCACACGCACCTCTGGGGACCTTCCAGCCAGACCCAGCAATGATCCAGCAGAAGAGCGATGCCAAGTGGAGGGAG gtctcccacactttCTCCAACTATCCGCCTGGCGTCCGCTATATCTGGTTTCAGCACGGCGGCGTGGACACTCACTACTGGGCCGGCTGGTACGGCCCGAGGGTCACCAACAGCAGCATCACCATTGGGCCCCCACTGCCATGA
- the LOC113906569 gene encoding F-box only protein 44 isoform X5 encodes MAVGNINELPENILLELFTHVPARQLLLRCRLVCSLWRDLIDLVTLWKRKCLLEGFITEDWDQPVADWKVFYFLRSLRRNLLHNPCAEGEGFEFWSLDVNGGDEWKVEDLSKDQRKEFPNDQSQVVDLKAEGYWEELMDTTRPDIEVKDWFAARPDCGSKYQLCVQLLSSAHAPLGTFQPDPAMIQQKSDAKWREVSHTFSNYPPGVRYIWFQHGGVDTHYWAGWYGPRVTNSSITIGPPLP; translated from the exons ATGGCGGTGGGGAACATCAACGAGCTGCCTGAGAATATCCTGCTCGAGTTGTTCACACACGTGCCCGCCCGCCAGCTGCTCCTGCGCTGCCGCCTGGTCTGCAGCCTCTGGCGCGACCTCATCGACCTCGTGACCCTCTGGAAGCGCAAGTGCCTGCTCGAGGGCTTCATCACTGAGGACTGGGACCAGCCCGTGGCCGACTGGAAGGTCTTCTACTTCCTCCGCAGCCTCCGCAGGAACCTCCTGCATAATCCATGTGCCGAAGGTG AGGGGTTTGAATTCTGGAGCCTGGACGTGAATGGAGGTGACGAGTGGAAGGTGGAAGATCTCTCCAAAGACCAGAGGAAGGAATTCCCCAATGACCAG TCCCAGGTGGTGGATCTCAAGGCCGAAGGGTACTGGGAGGAGCTGATGGACACCACACGGCCAGATATCGAGGTCAAAGACTG GTTCGCAGCCAGGCCAGACTGCGGGTCCAAGTACCAGCTGTGTGTTCAGCTCCTGTCGTCAGCACACGCACCTCTGGGGACCTTCCAGCCAGACCCAGCAATGATCCAGCAGAAGAGCGATGCCAAGTGGAGGGAG gtctcccacactttCTCCAACTATCCGCCTGGCGTCCGCTATATCTGGTTTCAGCACGGCGGCGTGGACACTCACTACTGGGCCGGCTGGTACGGCCCGAGGGTCACCAACAGCAGCATCACCATTGGGCCCCCACTGCCATGA
- the LOC113906569 gene encoding F-box only protein 44 isoform X3, translating into MAVGNINELPENILLELFTHVPARQLLLRCRLVCSLWRDLIDLVTLWKRKCLLEGFITEDWDQPVADWKVFYFLRSLRRNLLHNPCAEGEGFEFWSLDVNGGDEWKVEDLSKDQRKEFPNDQVKKYFVTSYYTCLKSQVVDLKAEGYWEELMDTTRPDIEVKDWFAARPDCGSKYQLCVQLLSSAHAPLGTFQPDPAMIQQKSDAKWREVSHTFSNYPPGVRYIWFQHGGVDTHYWAGWYGPRVTNSSITIGPPLP; encoded by the exons ATGGCGGTGGGGAACATCAACGAGCTGCCTGAGAATATCCTGCTCGAGTTGTTCACACACGTGCCCGCCCGCCAGCTGCTCCTGCGCTGCCGCCTGGTCTGCAGCCTCTGGCGCGACCTCATCGACCTCGTGACCCTCTGGAAGCGCAAGTGCCTGCTCGAGGGCTTCATCACTGAGGACTGGGACCAGCCCGTGGCCGACTGGAAGGTCTTCTACTTCCTCCGCAGCCTCCGCAGGAACCTCCTGCATAATCCATGTGCCGAAGGTG AGGGGTTTGAATTCTGGAGCCTGGACGTGAATGGAGGTGACGAGTGGAAGGTGGAAGATCTCTCCAAAGACCAGAGGAAGGAATTCCCCAATGACCAGGTCAAGAAATACTTCGTGACTTCTTATTA cacctGCCTCAAGTCCCAGGTGGTGGATCTCAAGGCCGAAGGGTACTGGGAGGAGCTGATGGACACCACACGGCCAGATATCGAGGTCAAAGACTG GTTCGCAGCCAGGCCAGACTGCGGGTCCAAGTACCAGCTGTGTGTTCAGCTCCTGTCGTCAGCACACGCACCTCTGGGGACCTTCCAGCCAGACCCAGCAATGATCCAGCAGAAGAGCGATGCCAAGTGGAGGGAG gtctcccacactttCTCCAACTATCCGCCTGGCGTCCGCTATATCTGGTTTCAGCACGGCGGCGTGGACACTCACTACTGGGCCGGCTGGTACGGCCCGAGGGTCACCAACAGCAGCATCACCATTGGGCCCCCACTGCCATGA